The following proteins are encoded in a genomic region of Mycolicibacterium aromaticivorans JS19b1 = JCM 16368:
- a CDS encoding IS256 family transposase yields MTTLDDVAKKKAAEQSEGQKAAVELVRLAQEQGLSLTGPDGLLKQLTKTVLETALNEEMTEHLGYEKHDPPETGSGNIRNGTRTKTVLTDTTGPVELDVPRDRASTFEPQIVKKRQRRLNGVDEVVLSLYAKGLTTGEISAHFAEIYGASVSKETISRITDKVLEEMNDWSVRPLDETYAAIFIDAIVVKVRDGQVANRPFYAAIGVTLAGERDILGLWAGTGGEGAKFWMSVLTDLRNRGIKDTFFVVCDGLKGLPEVVGNVWPQAIVQTCIIHLLRNTFRLTSRKYWDEIKGDVKPIYTAVNATAARAAFDELAEKWGQRYPAVIRLWDNAWAEFIPFLDYDVEIRRVICSTNAIESLNARYRRAIKARGHFPSEQAALKCLYLVTRSLDPTGVGRARWTMRWKPALNAFAITFADRFPAAETY; encoded by the coding sequence ATGACGACACTGGACGATGTGGCGAAGAAGAAGGCGGCTGAGCAGTCCGAAGGCCAGAAGGCTGCGGTCGAACTGGTCCGATTGGCCCAGGAGCAGGGCTTGTCGCTGACCGGGCCCGACGGGCTGCTCAAGCAGTTGACCAAGACGGTCCTCGAGACCGCGCTCAATGAGGAGATGACCGAGCACCTCGGCTATGAGAAACACGACCCGCCCGAGACGGGGTCGGGCAACATCCGCAACGGCACCCGCACCAAGACGGTGCTGACCGACACCACCGGCCCGGTCGAACTTGACGTGCCGCGCGATCGGGCATCGACCTTCGAGCCTCAGATCGTCAAGAAACGCCAACGTCGCCTGAACGGCGTGGACGAGGTCGTGCTGTCGCTGTACGCGAAGGGCTTGACCACCGGTGAGATCTCGGCGCACTTCGCCGAGATCTACGGGGCGTCGGTATCCAAAGAGACGATCAGCCGCATCACCGACAAGGTGCTTGAGGAGATGAACGACTGGTCGGTGCGACCGCTGGATGAAACCTACGCCGCGATCTTCATCGACGCGATCGTGGTCAAGGTCCGCGACGGCCAAGTCGCCAACCGGCCGTTCTACGCTGCCATCGGGGTCACCCTGGCCGGGGAACGCGACATCCTCGGCTTGTGGGCCGGCACCGGCGGGGAGGGCGCCAAGTTCTGGATGAGCGTGCTCACCGACCTACGCAACCGCGGCATCAAGGACACCTTCTTCGTCGTCTGCGACGGGCTCAAGGGACTGCCCGAGGTGGTGGGCAATGTGTGGCCGCAGGCGATCGTGCAGACGTGCATCATTCATCTGCTGCGCAACACTTTTCGGCTCACGTCCCGCAAGTACTGGGACGAGATCAAGGGCGACGTCAAGCCGATCTACACTGCGGTCAACGCGACCGCGGCTCGGGCGGCGTTCGACGAGCTGGCCGAGAAATGGGGGCAGCGCTACCCGGCAGTGATCCGGCTCTGGGACAACGCCTGGGCGGAGTTCATTCCGTTCCTGGACTACGACGTGGAGATCCGGCGAGTGATCTGCTCGACGAACGCGATCGAGTCGCTCAACGCCCGCTACCGCCGCGCGATCAAGGCCCGCGGACACTTCCCCTCCGAGCAGGCGGCGCTCAAGTGCCTGTATCTGGTGACCCGATCACTGGACCCGACCGGTGTCGGCAGGGCACGATGGACGATGCGGTGGAAACCTGCCCTCAATGCGTTCGCGATCACCTTCGCCGACCGATTCCCGGCAGCCGAAACCTACTGA